The DNA segment caaacaaacagtgctatgcggttgaaattttacagtacaaattttcaagtatagcagattagacgtaaaatatcaatgatttatattgagaatttttcgacaaaaccaaaggaaatctactgttaggaaatgttaaagatatcataaaaatttcgtagagatttggatagaaaaaacacaatagcaagatcaaacagacggtgctatacggttggaattctgcaatgtatctttcgttgtagagatgaaaactttatgacgaaaagtttatgcagcaatataggaataatttttttttgggattttcaaataaggataactaaattgcagcagcagtaaggtagaaaaccagaacctgttgcaattcacggggagatcaaaggatgatccgtggtggtggagttgacggcgaaatttggcaacgatctattaagcaattgtgggaattgctttgggtggttgtggagggttgatggatggctgtggaagggcagcgagatgctaagaacgctgctctgataccaggtgttagaacccttgcagattctaaacttggggttgatctctttaggggattggcctccttggaactctataggggttcctccctccaagttgctgctcaaaggctgcagaaaagattcatctattgcttataaaaagagaaggaatacatggctatctatagggtttctaaacctcaactcctaataggactcctactcaagactcctacttctaaccaactcttaataggatttctactcaagactcctattcctttacaactcctaattcttctctaagaaacaacctcctaatcctagccggtctcttcacctctttaataggggtcggcttaggtaagttttgcataaatgtccctctcaattaggactctcctagctagagtcctaacagctgcCTGCCTTGATGGTAGATTGCTACATGGTGTTCTGCCTGGCTGAACAAGAAGACTGTTTGTTGCTTTTACTTGTATGGCAAGATGTACACAACAAGGTCATGGAGGAACCCCATGTTGTAGGTTTTTGTGTTATTCTTATAGTTTTGTCCCACAGTGTGGTCTCACCCAATTCGGGTATCCATCTTACATAAAATGTGTAGCTAAatggaaaagaagaaatatcATCATTGTTTAATTATGCATCCAGATCTTCTGTACTATTAGGTTTTACTATCTTAAGCATTGTTCCATGGATTTGATGTAGTGATAGTGATAGGTTCTTGATGCAATGCTCTCTATGCAGTTATCTGATTAGTTTTCAAAGCTTTAAACAAGCTATTCATGTTGAAAAAGATATTAAGGGTGTCAAGATGGCCAATCAACATTTTCATCTTTGTTGCCAACCTCAAAATTAGTAGGGACATTATGACTTTTGTTATTTTTGGTGTTAAAATGTTACTTAGCGTATTGTCTGTACATTAAATTCTAGCAGTTACCCGTATTTTGAGAGCACACTCTTCTTTCAATTTTATATATCTGAAAACTTGCCCGTTCATCTTCAATTTGGGATATTTTTAGGCTATCTTTCTATATTATTTTATCTACTACTGgttgaatataaatattttttgttttcagGTATTTTGCTTGTTAAGTGAGCTTGATCCGGAATTTATTCAGCAGTTTGTTTCAAGGCGTGAGCTACTGTTTCTTTCTTATCTTCCAATTACTCCTAATTGTCAACGAGTGGTGGAGACATCACATGTTTTTGCTGATGGtccaaaattatcttttgtaAGTTGCTTCTCTATGTGCATGTTGTATATGTATGTAGGTTCTATAAGATTGCCACCTTGTTTGTCGAGTTGCTATCTCACTTTGTTTCCTTTATGCTGACATACTATGTCTTGTCCTTATGCAGGATGAACGCACGAGGGCTTATAAAAGGTTAGCAGATGTAAGTAAGAAAATTGGTGAGTTCAGGCATCATCAGCAGTTTGGTCCTCTTGCAACCTCTTATACCATGAGCCGGGTTCTTGACTGCTTTAATGCTTCTAAGGCAAGATATACAATTTTTTTCTCTCATGCATGTGGTACACGACATGGATGTGATTCTATAATGGTTTTGGATCACCATGCTATGGCATGGTAGAATGTTAGAATTGGGTCATGATAGCATGTTTACCATGCTTCACTCTACATGATTATATTTATGTGCCTAGTGCTGGTAACCTACTGGCATCATATGAAGAGATCTTAATCTGAAATATATTCACATCTGTCACCAATCATTTTCATGTTACATGTGAAGCTTGTTTTTTGCAATTTTTCTATTTACTAATGCACTTTTCAGAAAGTACGTTGTTAGCTGCAATTAATTTTAGTAAATTATACTCAGGAACTGCAGTTATTTTGTTCGATCATCAGTCAAATGTACGTTATACGAATGGATGTTTGCATGTAGGATTCACATATgctataaatttgcatcaatttatGTAGGTATCTTATTTTATGTGCtcatacttttttttcttttgtcattATAGCTACATGCTTCTAGTTCTTCAAGGGGAGATTCTACTTCTGGAATAAGATGGCTGAAAGATGTGGTTTTAAGCAAAAGAACAGATAATGTATTCCGCATGACTATGGTTGGTGATCCAAAGATCAAGTTGCAGGAAATTGGTATTCCATTTGATATATCTGAAAGTTTGATTGTTGCTGAACAAGTTAATTCATACAATTTAGAAAAGTTGAACATGAGTTGCAATCTTCATCTGCTCAGAAAGGAAGGACTTAATACTAGAAGCAAAGGGCAATTAACTTCACTTCATAAAACCAATCAACTTCAAGTTGGTGATATAGTGTCTAGACCTTTGGAGAATGGGGACATTATATTAGTTAACAGGCCTCCATCTGTGCATCAACATTCTCTTATTGCTTTGTCTGTGATGATCCTTCCTATTCAGTCAGTCATTTCAATTAACCCAGTATGCTGTGCTCCACTATTAGGTGATTTTGATGGAGACTGTTTACATGGGTATGTGCCACAATCCATTGGCTGTAGAGTAGAGCTTCAAGAGCTGCTTAGTTTAGACCACCAGTTATTTAATGCACAGGATGGTAGAAGCTTAGTTTCACTGACACATGATAGCTTAACTGCTGCATATTTGCTAACAGCAAATCGGGAATTTTTGAACAAAGTTGATATGCAACAGTTAGCTATGCTGTGTCCTTTTCCAATGCCGCCACCTGCAGTTGTTAAGACTCCTAATTTTCAGATTCCTTTATGGACTGGAGAACAACTATTTAGCATGCTTCTTCCTCCAACCATGGATTTTGGTGTAAATTCAAGAAATATGATAAGTAAGGGTGAAGTTATGGCCTCTCTTGGAGGATCTTTTTGGCTACAGAATACTACTACTGGTTTGTTTACTACCATGTTCAAACATTATGGCAGGAAGGCTCTTGATTATCTCTGTTGTTCTCAGGAACTTCTTTGTGAATATTTAACATTGAGAGGTTTAAGTGTTTCCTTAGGTGATGTTTACCTCTCATCAGATTCATATTCCCGACGGAAAATGATGGATGAAATATATTTTGGATTGGAAGAAGCTGAGGATGCCTGCCAGGTTATGCAGCTGATGTTGGAACCTGAGATGGAGATCTTGAGGAATCAGAATAAAGATGAAGATACATTAGATTGTATTAGTCAATACAAGATTGCTTCAGAAAGAACATGTGTAAGCCAGGTTTCTATTGCTGCTTTTAAGAATGTTTACCATGATCTTTTAAGTCAAATATATCAGTTTATTAACAAGGATAATTCAATGTTGGAAATGATTGATGCGGGTAGCAAAGGTAGCTTGGTAAAACTAATTCAACAGGGTGCATGTCTGGGTCTTCAACTGTTTGCACATCCACTGCCTTTTACGGTGCCTAGCAAACTTAATTGCTGTATGTGGAACAATCTGAAGGCATTGGATGGTGGAATATCTGATGCCGCAAAAAGTTCGTGTGGGCAAAGCTCCTATGCTGTTATTGGTGCTTCTTTTCTTGATGGTTTAAATCCATTGGAATGTTTTGTCCATGCAATATGTGGCCGTGCTAATCTCTTCACTGAAAATGCTGAACTTCCTGGAACTTTGACAAGAAAGCTTATGTTTTACATGCGTGATCTATATCTTGCTTATGATGGAACGGTTAGAAGTGCTTATGGTCAACAAATTGTGGAGTTTTCTTATAGCATATTGGAGGATTCAACTGAAGGTGGG comes from the Musa acuminata AAA Group cultivar baxijiao chromosome BXJ2-8, Cavendish_Baxijiao_AAA, whole genome shotgun sequence genome and includes:
- the LOC135583166 gene encoding DNA-directed RNA polymerase IV subunit 1-like isoform X3 — translated: MDVDLIMEQAIPSGRLSGIIFDLMTDADIEKICNVNIVEANEVTSAKLGLPNASSQCATCGSRNIRDCDGHSGFVKLPKTIYHPFFVTEVVHILNQICPGCKTVKKDLKMKGSVILEASEKAIGEGIYILEAFGKNLTVLQRRLLKLCRSKLLLPTRSILARNTKVRFINLKKILKTRKNWVSKDSQVSCKYCARKANGWYPPVKFKISSKDILGRRSLSIIAEVNEKLPKKFHSQSLSEVLPEDYWNFIPKVSLLQGAKPSKIDLTPHQVFCLLSELDPEFIQQFVSRRELLFLSYLPITPNCQRVVETSHVFADGPKLSFDERTRAYKRLADVSKKIGEFRHHQQFGPLATSYTMSRVLDCFNASKLHASSSSRGDSTSGIRWLKDVVLSKRTDNVFRMTMVGDPKIKLQEIGIPFDISESLIVAEQVNSYNLEKLNMSCNLHLLRKEGLNTRSKGQLTSLHKTNQLQVGDIVSRPLENGDIILVNRPPSVHQHSLIALSVMILPIQSVISINPVCCAPLLGDFDGDCLHGYVPQSIGCRVELQELLSLDHQLFNAQDGRSLVSLTHDSLTAAYLLTANREFLNKVDMQQLAMLCPFPMPPPAVVKTPNFQIPLWTGEQLFSMLLPPTMDFGVNSRNMISKGEVMASLGGSFWLQNTTTGLFTTMFKHYGRKALDYLCCSQELLCEYLTLRGLSVSLGDVYLSSDSYSRRKMMDEIYFGLEEAEDACQVMQLMLEPEMEILRNQNKDEDTLDCISQYKIASERTCVSQVSIAAFKNVYHDLLSQIYQFINKDNSMLEMIDAGSKGSLVKLIQQGACLGLQLFAHPLPFTVPSKLNCCMWNNLKALDGGISDAAKSSCGQSSYAVIGASFLDGLNPLECFVHAICGRANLFTENAELPGTLTRKLMFYMRDLYLAYDGTVRSAYGQQIVEFSYSILEDSTEGGESCVAYDGKDAEYTGLGGEPVGSWAACSISEAAYGSLEFPMNSLEYSPLMKLKMVLDCCKSNASTNHTALLFLSKRLHGWRYGCEYGALEVKNHLERVCFFNLIITVMILYDGHDVQGTNFSPWIMHFHVSKDKMLRRRLNVQLVKNELIKHYNCMRERMNPMLPRLCFVSKNCSSAYKWKEHDDSFCMSVAAETSESLIQLDTIRDMVIPLLLETPIKGFWASEKVEILCESLPGSGSELFLRVTMSKKCLPGSFWSNLQDACIPIMDLIDWQRSHPDNVYNISGTYGIDAAWKYFVKSLKSVTADIGRDIHKRHLFMAADCLSVTGEFHGLSTKGLRQQRNDMSISSPFAQACLSWLGVRRLQVELVDLLKLFTQERFVT